The following proteins are co-located in the Pedobacter sp. FW305-3-2-15-E-R2A2 genome:
- a CDS encoding TlpA disulfide reductase family protein, with protein MMIKSLLTTIFLCFCLSGFSQYHFVIKANSTTLSGRKVYFELYNDKDFTPLRYDSLIFENGQVRIDGQLDQFSRFARFDVKDKGKSKYASFVIDSGENNINLELPDDTSRVLNLKSDARGSHIYYELNDIMIRKSESTKANGYYHPSRALIMEILNEQRKKLEEYPNDFGGILGLYSLGRMDYTLGFTKDILKTLSTFSDQMKNSALAKKLYEEKTKLVNSLETAKIGKQVLEFKVRDVKNQMFSNTELKGQNYLIVFSATWCGPCQEQLPMLKEMYHKYKSKGLKVVYFNNDGDVVRWKKHVQSNKLDWINVSERLKSSVSKIQKSFGVYAIPACILVNKAGTIVYNSDEIDTGLDQLESYLMKTIG; from the coding sequence ATGATGATAAAATCATTACTGACGACGATATTTCTTTGTTTTTGCCTTTCTGGCTTTAGTCAATATCACTTTGTGATTAAAGCCAACAGTACTACCCTATCCGGTAGAAAAGTTTACTTTGAGCTTTATAATGATAAGGACTTTACTCCGCTGAGATATGATTCCCTGATTTTTGAGAACGGACAAGTCAGAATAGATGGACAACTTGATCAGTTCAGTCGTTTTGCCCGTTTCGACGTAAAAGATAAAGGAAAGTCTAAATACGCTTCTTTCGTAATTGATTCCGGTGAGAATAACATCAACCTGGAATTACCGGATGATACCTCCAGAGTTCTAAACTTAAAATCGGATGCAAGGGGCAGTCATATTTATTATGAACTGAACGATATAATGATTCGAAAGTCAGAAAGTACAAAAGCCAACGGTTATTATCATCCATCCAGAGCGTTAATTATGGAGATTTTAAATGAACAAAGGAAGAAACTGGAGGAGTATCCGAATGACTTTGGTGGCATATTAGGATTGTATAGTTTAGGTCGCATGGATTATACTTTAGGTTTCACAAAAGACATTTTGAAAACGCTTTCTACCTTTAGTGATCAAATGAAAAATTCTGCTCTGGCTAAAAAATTATATGAGGAAAAAACAAAACTTGTAAATAGCCTGGAAACTGCAAAAATTGGAAAGCAGGTCTTGGAATTTAAGGTTAGAGATGTTAAAAATCAAATGTTTAGTAACACGGAGCTTAAAGGGCAAAACTATTTAATTGTTTTCTCCGCAACCTGGTGTGGTCCATGTCAGGAGCAACTGCCTATGCTGAAAGAAATGTATCATAAATATAAAAGTAAGGGGTTGAAAGTTGTCTATTTTAACAATGATGGTGACGTCGTACGCTGGAAGAAACATGTTCAGTCAAATAAGTTAGACTGGATCAATGTATCTGAACGCTTAAAATCGTCGGTCAGTAAAATTCAGAAGTCCTTTGGAGTGTATGCCATACCTGCCTGCATCTTGGTGAATAAAGCAGGTACAATTGTTTACAATTCCGATGAAATAGATACAGGACTTGATCAGTTGGAAAGCTATTTAATGAAGACAATTGGTTAA
- a CDS encoding methylated-DNA--[protein]-cysteine S-methyltransferase, protein MELNLEETYYKAILAKDSAYEGTFITAVKTTGIFCRPTCRARKPKRENVTFFKNTKEAILSGYRPCKVCNPLEQLDETPEFIKTLLNELAVDPSVKFKDWDLLQRGIQPSQIRRWFLKNHGMTFQAYQRAFRINSAFKKIQQGESVTSVAFDSGFESLSGFGESFKAIFGISPKKSKHSTVIDLTRLETPLGTMFACATAQGICLLEFSDRKMLETELKAIAKYLNATIVQGENKHFDTLRAQLTEYFEGKRTEFLLPIHSLGTDFQQAVWTALQEIPYGETSTYLRQATRLNRSEAVRAVGNANGMNRISILVPCHRVVGTDGNLTGYGGGLWRKKWLLEHEQKHLTTK, encoded by the coding sequence ATGGAACTGAATCTTGAGGAAACTTATTATAAAGCGATTCTTGCAAAAGACAGCGCTTATGAAGGGACATTTATCACCGCCGTAAAAACTACCGGTATCTTTTGTCGCCCCACCTGCAGGGCGCGAAAGCCTAAAAGAGAAAACGTTACATTTTTCAAAAATACAAAAGAAGCCATTTTAAGTGGATACAGGCCATGTAAGGTTTGTAACCCTTTGGAACAACTGGATGAGACCCCTGAGTTTATCAAAACTCTTTTAAACGAACTTGCGGTAGACCCGTCTGTAAAATTTAAGGACTGGGATTTGCTCCAAAGGGGAATTCAGCCCAGCCAGATTCGACGCTGGTTTCTCAAAAATCATGGGATGACTTTCCAGGCCTACCAACGGGCCTTCCGGATCAATTCTGCTTTCAAGAAAATACAACAGGGAGAATCGGTAACCAGTGTTGCTTTTGATTCAGGCTTTGAATCGCTCAGCGGTTTTGGAGAATCCTTTAAAGCCATTTTCGGGATTTCCCCGAAGAAGAGTAAACATTCCACAGTCATAGACCTGACGCGACTGGAAACACCGCTGGGCACCATGTTTGCCTGTGCAACAGCACAGGGAATTTGTCTGTTGGAGTTTTCCGACAGAAAGATGTTGGAAACGGAACTAAAGGCCATTGCAAAATACCTGAACGCAACGATAGTACAAGGAGAAAATAAACATTTCGATACTTTAAGAGCACAGTTAACGGAATATTTTGAGGGAAAAAGGACTGAATTTTTATTACCGATCCACAGCCTTGGAACTGATTTCCAACAGGCAGTCTGGACTGCTTTGCAGGAAATCCCTTATGGAGAGACCTCTACTTACCTCAGACAGGCCACGAGATTAAACAGATCTGAAGCGGTAAGAGCGGTTGGAAATGCAAATGGGATGAATAGAATTTCCATTCTGGTCCCTTGTCATAGGGTAGTGGGTACTGATGGTAATTTAACGGGTTATGGTGGCGGATTATGGAGAAAGAAATGGTTACTGGAGCACGAACAAAAACATCTTACGACAAAATAG